In a genomic window of Octadecabacter temperatus:
- a CDS encoding fructose bisphosphate aldolase produces the protein MLDMTSAKGAMTDKIRNGQGFIAALDQSGGSTPKALKAYGVSEDAYSNDDQMFDLIHEMRARIVNAPSFTGEKVIGAILFEMTMERMIGGKPSAAALWEDNGVVPFLKIDKGLEDEADGVQMLKPIPNLDNLLERAVAHGIFGTKERSVINAASATGIEAIVAQQFELGAQVKSHGLMPILEPEINITIADKAEAEDMLRDTLLRHLDTLPDGEQVMLKLSLPEVAGQYKAVADHPACLKVVALSGGYSRDEANERLSQNPSIIASFSRALTEGLTAPQSDSAFNSTLARTIDSIYTASIT, from the coding sequence ATGCTGGACATGACATCTGCAAAAGGCGCAATGACGGACAAGATCCGCAACGGCCAAGGCTTCATCGCTGCATTGGACCAATCCGGAGGCTCTACCCCTAAGGCGCTAAAAGCCTACGGCGTTTCTGAAGATGCTTACTCTAACGACGATCAAATGTTCGACCTGATCCACGAAATGCGGGCCCGCATCGTGAATGCGCCCAGCTTTACAGGTGAAAAAGTGATCGGCGCGATCCTGTTTGAGATGACGATGGAACGTATGATTGGCGGCAAGCCATCCGCCGCCGCGCTTTGGGAGGACAACGGCGTTGTTCCATTCCTGAAAATTGACAAAGGCTTGGAAGACGAAGCGGATGGCGTGCAAATGCTGAAACCGATCCCGAACCTCGACAACTTGCTGGAACGCGCGGTTGCCCATGGCATTTTCGGCACCAAAGAACGCTCAGTCATCAATGCTGCGTCTGCCACGGGCATTGAAGCCATCGTTGCACAGCAATTCGAATTGGGCGCGCAGGTGAAAAGCCACGGGTTGATGCCGATCTTGGAGCCCGAGATCAACATCACAATCGCAGATAAAGCCGAAGCAGAAGACATGCTGCGCGACACGCTGTTGCGCCACCTCGACACACTTCCCGACGGCGAGCAGGTCATGTTGAAGCTGTCCCTGCCCGAAGTTGCTGGACAATATAAGGCAGTTGCGGACCATCCTGCATGCCTCAAAGTTGTAGCTCTGTCTGGTGGCTATTCCCGTGACGAAGCCAACGAGCGCCTGTCTCAAAACCCGTCCATCATCGCTAGCTTTAGCCGCGCGTTGACCGAAGGTCTGACAGCCCCACAATCCGATAGCGCGTTCAACAGCACCCTCGCCCGCACGATCGACAGCATCTACACCGCGTCCATCACATAG
- a CDS encoding FtsB family cell division protein codes for MNRAKRAPLGVLLYFAGALMLGLYFTFAAVQGDFGVFKRAEIEAENRALTAELAVLQSEVARMENLTRRLSDNYLDLDLLDEQARDMLGMVRADEIVIR; via the coding sequence ATGAACAGAGCAAAACGCGCGCCTTTGGGCGTGCTTCTATATTTCGCTGGCGCATTGATGCTTGGCCTTTATTTCACCTTTGCTGCTGTGCAGGGCGACTTTGGCGTGTTCAAACGTGCCGAGATCGAAGCAGAGAACCGCGCCCTTACTGCTGAGCTGGCTGTGTTGCAGTCTGAAGTTGCACGGATGGAAAACCTGACACGCCGCCTGTCTGACAACTACCTTGATCTGGACCTGCTGGATGAGCAGGCCCGCGACATGCTGGGCATGGTGCGCGCAGACGAGATCGTTATCCGCTAA
- a CDS encoding GNAT family N-acetyltransferase, with protein sequence MKWKIRQEQEGDEAVIADVTRIAFEPKAFSDGTEETLPAKLREAGALILSLVAVNGKTVIGHVALSPAKVGDAKWLAVGPVSVLPDHQGKGIGSALVNHAVAVAQAYGRGGVVLEGDPAFYGRLGFVQSDALTHQGKPSRHLQAITFDGDAEGDVEFHPVFSG encoded by the coding sequence ATGAAGTGGAAAATTAGACAAGAACAGGAGGGTGACGAAGCGGTGATCGCTGACGTTACCCGTATCGCATTTGAACCCAAAGCATTTTCGGATGGCACTGAAGAGACACTACCGGCAAAATTGCGCGAAGCTGGGGCACTGATTTTGTCCTTGGTTGCGGTGAACGGAAAGACAGTCATCGGCCATGTCGCGCTTTCACCTGCAAAGGTAGGTGACGCGAAATGGCTTGCGGTTGGGCCGGTCTCTGTTTTGCCAGACCATCAAGGCAAAGGCATCGGGTCTGCGCTTGTGAACCATGCAGTTGCAGTGGCGCAGGCCTACGGTCGTGGTGGAGTCGTTCTGGAAGGGGATCCGGCGTTTTACGGGCGTCTGGGGTTCGTGCAATCCGACGCTCTGACCCATCAGGGCAAACCGTCTCGCCACCTGCAAGCCATCACATTTGATGGCGACGCAGAAGGGGATGTCGAATTTCATCCGGTGTTTAGCGGATAA
- the pdhA gene encoding pyruvate dehydrogenase (acetyl-transferring) E1 component subunit alpha, whose protein sequence is MAAKKTSKKPNVSAEELLGYYREMLLIRRFEEKAGQLYGMGLIGGFCHLYIGQEAVVVGLEAATKEGDKRITSYRDHGHMLACGMDPKGVMAELTGRSGGYSAGKGGSMHMFSAEKHFYGGHGIVGAQVPLGAGLAFSDKYKGNDNVTFAYFGDGAANQGQIYETFNMAALWDLPVIFVIENNQYAMGTSQERSTSTPDLYTRGEAFGIKGELVDGMNVLAVKEASEKAVAHCRSGKGPYVLEVKTYRYRGHSMSDPAKYRSRDEVQKMREERDPIEQVKATLLTGKHATEEDLKAIDKDIKAIVNESAEFAKESPEPHLDELWTDIYAENTSQETA, encoded by the coding sequence ATGGCCGCTAAGAAAACATCAAAGAAACCAAACGTTTCTGCAGAAGAATTGCTCGGGTACTACCGTGAAATGCTTCTTATCCGTCGATTCGAGGAAAAGGCAGGCCAGTTATATGGCATGGGTCTCATCGGCGGTTTCTGTCACCTTTATATCGGCCAAGAAGCCGTTGTTGTTGGCCTAGAGGCCGCGACCAAAGAGGGCGACAAGCGCATCACTTCCTACCGTGACCACGGCCACATGTTGGCTTGCGGCATGGACCCTAAGGGCGTGATGGCAGAACTGACAGGCCGGAGCGGCGGATATTCCGCTGGTAAGGGCGGTTCGATGCACATGTTTTCTGCTGAAAAGCATTTCTACGGCGGCCACGGTATTGTTGGCGCTCAGGTGCCACTTGGTGCGGGTCTTGCGTTCTCCGACAAATATAAGGGCAACGACAACGTCACCTTCGCCTACTTCGGTGATGGCGCGGCCAACCAAGGCCAAATCTACGAAACGTTCAACATGGCCGCCCTTTGGGACCTGCCGGTGATCTTCGTGATTGAAAACAACCAATACGCAATGGGTACGAGCCAAGAACGCTCAACATCCACGCCTGACCTTTACACACGCGGCGAAGCCTTTGGCATCAAAGGTGAGCTGGTCGACGGTATGAACGTTCTGGCCGTGAAAGAAGCATCTGAGAAAGCCGTCGCACACTGCCGTTCTGGCAAAGGCCCGTATGTTTTGGAAGTTAAAACATACCGTTACCGTGGTCACTCTATGTCTGACCCTGCCAAGTACCGCTCACGTGATGAAGTGCAGAAAATGCGCGAAGAGCGTGATCCGATCGAACAAGTTAAAGCGACACTTCTGACCGGCAAGCACGCCACAGAAGAAGACCTCAAGGCTATCGACAAAGACATCAAAGCGATCGTCAACGAGAGTGCCGAGTTCGCTAAAGAAAGCCCAGAACCGCACCTCGACGAGCTTTGGACAGATATTTACGCCGAAAACACATCGCAGGAGACAGCATAA
- a CDS encoding pyruvate dehydrogenase complex E1 component subunit beta produces the protein MATELLMPALSPTMEEGTLAKWLVKEGDEVKSGDIIAEIETDKATMEFEAVDEGIVGKILVAEGTEGVKVNTPIAIIGEEGEDMSAAPAPAAAATDAPAEAAPAAPVVATASAIEFAPSDTSPDWPAGTEMKSMTVREALNEAMTEEMERDENVFLMGEEVGEYQGAYKISQGMLDKFGDKRVIDTPITEHGFTGIAVGAAFGGLRPIVEFMTFNFAMQAIDQIINSAAKTLYMSGGQMGAPMVFRGANGAAARVGAQHSQCYAAWYAQVPGLKVVMPYSAADAKGLMKTAIRDNNPVIFLENEILYGRSFEVPVMDDFTIPFGKAKVEVVGSDVTIVSFGIGMQYAFEAAEKLAADGISAEVINLRSLRPIDYATILESVKKTNRCVTVEEGWPVGSLGNHLGATIMQEAFDYLDAPVINCTGKDVPMPYAANLEKHALITTDEVIAAVKQVTYR, from the coding sequence ATGGCGACTGAACTACTCATGCCCGCGCTTTCCCCAACGATGGAAGAAGGCACACTCGCAAAATGGCTCGTCAAAGAAGGCGACGAAGTGAAATCTGGCGACATCATCGCCGAGATTGAAACGGACAAAGCCACAATGGAATTTGAAGCCGTCGACGAAGGTATCGTTGGCAAAATTCTGGTCGCTGAAGGCACCGAGGGCGTCAAGGTGAACACACCAATCGCCATCATCGGTGAGGAAGGCGAGGACATGTCCGCGGCCCCTGCCCCAGCAGCCGCTGCAACGGACGCCCCCGCGGAGGCTGCACCCGCCGCCCCTGTTGTCGCAACGGCCAGCGCCATCGAATTTGCACCATCCGACACATCCCCTGATTGGCCTGCGGGCACAGAGATGAAATCAATGACGGTCCGTGAGGCCCTCAACGAAGCCATGACAGAAGAAATGGAACGCGACGAGAACGTGTTCCTGATGGGTGAAGAAGTCGGCGAATACCAAGGTGCCTACAAGATCTCCCAAGGTATGCTGGACAAGTTCGGCGACAAGCGCGTGATCGACACGCCAATCACCGAACACGGCTTTACGGGTATCGCAGTTGGTGCGGCATTCGGTGGTTTGCGCCCGATTGTTGAATTCATGACATTCAATTTCGCGATGCAAGCGATTGACCAAATCATCAACTCTGCGGCTAAGACGCTGTACATGTCTGGTGGTCAGATGGGTGCGCCAATGGTGTTCCGTGGGGCCAACGGTGCCGCTGCACGCGTAGGTGCACAACACTCGCAGTGTTACGCTGCATGGTATGCACAGGTTCCCGGCCTTAAGGTCGTGATGCCGTATTCCGCTGCGGATGCGAAAGGTCTGATGAAGACGGCCATTCGTGACAACAACCCAGTGATTTTCCTTGAAAACGAAATCCTTTATGGTCGGTCTTTCGAAGTCCCTGTGATGGATGATTTCACCATTCCGTTTGGTAAGGCCAAGGTTGAAGTCGTCGGTTCCGACGTGACAATCGTGTCCTTCGGTATCGGCATGCAATACGCGTTCGAAGCGGCTGAAAAGCTGGCTGCAGACGGTATCTCAGCCGAAGTTATCAACTTACGTTCCTTGCGTCCGATTGACTATGCAACGATCCTTGAATCTGTAAAGAAAACAAACCGTTGCGTAACAGTTGAAGAAGGCTGGCCTGTCGGTTCCCTCGGCAACCACCTGGGCGCGACAATCATGCAAGAGGCGTTTGATTACCTCGATGCACCGGTCATCAACTGCACAGGCAAGGACGTTCCGATGCCTTATGCTGCCAACCTTGAAAAACACGCGCTGATCACGACCGACGAAGTGATCGCCGCTGTTAAACAAGTCACCTACCGTTAA
- a CDS encoding pyruvate dehydrogenase complex dihydrolipoamide acetyltransferase — MAIEILMPALSPTMEEGTLAKWLVKEGDTVNSGDLIAEIETDKATMEFEAVDEGIMGKILVAEGTEGVKVNTPICIIGEEGEDMSAASAAPAPAAAVPAEAPAVAATPAAPTPAPAAPAASDGSRLFATPLARRIAADKGLDLATIKGSGPHGRIVKSDVENATAQPAAATAASAAPAAKGGALASGPSTDQVLKMYDGRDFEEVSLNGMRKTVAARLTEAKQSVPHFYLRRDIELDALLKFRSQLNKTLEPRGVKLSVNDFIIKACALALQEVPEANAVWAGDRTLKFSASDVAVAVAVEGGLFTPVLQDAETKSLSALSAQMKDLAGRARDGKLAPHEYVGGSFAISNLGMFGIDNFDAIINPPHGAILAVGAGTKKPVVGEDGEVKVATVMSTTLSVDHRVIDGALGANLLNAIKANLENPMGMLA, encoded by the coding sequence ATGGCTATCGAAATTCTCATGCCCGCGCTGTCCCCCACGATGGAGGAAGGCACACTGGCAAAATGGCTCGTCAAAGAGGGCGACACAGTCAATTCCGGCGATCTGATCGCAGAGATTGAAACCGACAAAGCGACGATGGAATTTGAAGCCGTCGACGAAGGCATCATGGGCAAAATCCTTGTGGCCGAAGGTACAGAAGGCGTGAAAGTGAACACGCCGATCTGCATCATCGGCGAAGAAGGCGAAGACATGAGTGCTGCGTCCGCTGCTCCGGCCCCTGCTGCCGCTGTTCCGGCTGAGGCACCTGCCGTCGCTGCAACGCCTGCTGCGCCAACACCTGCTCCGGCAGCGCCTGCTGCGTCAGATGGTTCGCGTTTGTTTGCGACACCTCTGGCACGCCGCATCGCAGCTGACAAAGGCCTCGATCTTGCGACCATCAAAGGTTCAGGCCCACACGGTCGTATCGTTAAATCCGACGTTGAAAACGCGACTGCACAACCTGCTGCGGCAACGGCGGCTTCAGCTGCGCCCGCTGCCAAGGGTGGCGCGTTGGCTTCCGGGCCAAGCACTGACCAAGTCCTCAAAATGTATGACGGTCGTGATTTTGAGGAAGTTTCCCTCAACGGCATGCGCAAAACAGTTGCCGCACGTCTGACAGAAGCCAAACAAAGCGTGCCGCACTTCTACCTGCGCCGCGACATTGAACTGGACGCACTGCTGAAATTCCGCAGCCAGCTCAACAAGACGCTTGAACCACGCGGCGTAAAGCTGTCGGTCAACGACTTCATCATCAAAGCCTGCGCCTTGGCACTACAAGAGGTCCCTGAGGCCAACGCAGTTTGGGCCGGTGACCGCACGCTGAAGTTCTCTGCTTCCGATGTGGCCGTTGCGGTGGCTGTTGAGGGTGGATTGTTCACACCTGTCCTGCAAGACGCTGAAACTAAATCGCTTTCTGCCTTGTCAGCACAGATGAAAGACCTCGCAGGGCGTGCACGAGATGGCAAACTGGCCCCACATGAATATGTCGGCGGCTCGTTCGCAATCTCCAACCTTGGCATGTTTGGCATCGATAACTTTGATGCGATCATCAACCCACCACACGGCGCGATTTTGGCCGTCGGTGCTGGCACGAAGAAGCCTGTCGTTGGCGAGGATGGAGAGGTCAAAGTTGCGACAGTAATGTCCACGACCCTTTCCGTTGATCACCGCGTAATTGACGGCGCGTTGGGTGCGAACCTGCTGAACGCGATCAAAGCGAACCTTGAAAACCCGATGGGTATGCTTGCGTAA
- the cysE gene encoding serine O-acetyltransferase, which yields MAQTNPKLTTVDPVWQRICTEAEQAIRDEPLIGGFVHSSVLHHSSLENALAYRISMKLASSEMSDQMLREIADRAYNAEPALADAARADIVAIFDRDPACLRFLQPLLFFKGFQAIQAFRLGNFLWKEGRKDLAYYVQMRVSEIFGVDVHPGATIGKGLMIDHAHSIVIGETAVVGDNVSMLHSVTLGGTGKEEEDRHPKIGDGVLIGAGAHVLGNISIGHCSRIAAGSVVLDDVEPMKTVAGVPAKIVGEAGCSQPSVTMDQLLVGCGGCK from the coding sequence ATGGCCCAGACGAACCCAAAATTGACGACAGTTGATCCCGTTTGGCAGCGCATTTGCACCGAAGCGGAACAGGCGATCCGTGATGAGCCGCTGATCGGTGGCTTCGTACACAGCTCCGTTTTACACCACTCATCACTTGAGAACGCGCTGGCGTATCGTATCTCAATGAAATTGGCGTCCTCTGAGATGTCCGATCAGATGCTGCGTGAGATTGCGGACCGTGCTTACAACGCTGAACCTGCACTTGCTGACGCTGCGCGCGCGGACATCGTGGCGATTTTCGATCGTGATCCTGCTTGCCTGCGTTTTCTGCAACCTTTGTTGTTTTTCAAAGGCTTCCAAGCGATTCAGGCGTTCCGTCTTGGCAATTTTCTCTGGAAAGAAGGCCGTAAAGATTTGGCCTATTACGTGCAAATGCGCGTGTCCGAGATTTTTGGCGTGGATGTGCACCCCGGTGCGACCATCGGCAAAGGCCTGATGATCGACCATGCCCATTCCATCGTGATCGGCGAGACGGCTGTTGTTGGTGACAACGTATCGATGCTGCATTCCGTGACATTGGGTGGTACCGGTAAAGAAGAAGAAGATCGCCACCCCAAGATCGGCGATGGTGTTTTGATCGGCGCTGGAGCGCATGTGTTGGGCAATATTAGCATCGGACATTGCAGCCGTATCGCAGCAGGATCCGTGGTCTTGGACGATGTTGAACCGATGAAAACCGTGGCTGGTGTGCCTGCGAAAATCGTTGGCGAAGCTGGGTGTTCGCAACCGTCGGTAACGATGGACCAATTGTTGGTTGGTTGTGGCGGCTGCAAGTAA
- a CDS encoding baseplate multidomain protein megatron: MATIVLSAAGMALGGTMGGTVLGLGMGAIGRAVGATLGRVIDQRIMGAGSETVETGRVDRFRLTGASEGAGMSRLYGRMRIAGQVIWATEFVETSTTTGGGKGGSSTPATKTFSYTVSLAIALSEGEISRVGRVWADGVEIARDDLNMRVYSGADDQLPDPKMEAVEGAGQVPAYRGTAYVVLEDLELGQFGNRVPQFSFEVMRPGQGDDAVHSDLGSLVTGVALVPGTGEYSLATTPVTISKGFGQVESANVNTPSGKSDYSVAVEALEEELPNCGSVTMVVSWFGDDLRCGDCTIKPKVEQTTADGTEMAWSVSSVARAAAEVVPMEAGRPVYGGTPADDAVVEALRDLSARGQKAVFYPFILMEQLDGNTLIDPWTGSAGQPRLPWRGRITTSLAPTQANTPDQTVTADAEVAAFFGAAQASDFATVGDKVVYSGPNEWSYRRFILHYAHLCALAGDVDAFCIGSEMRSLTQIRGASGFPAVQALIDLTADVRTILGPDVKIGYAADWSEYHGYQPSGTADKLFHLDALWADQEIDFIGIDNYMPLSDWREGEDHLDADYGSIYNLDYLGANVEGGEGYDWYYHSSEAADAQIRTPITDGEGEPWIWRHKDIRNWWMNAHHEREGGVRAALPTAWEPGSKPIWFTEVGCAAVDKGTNEPNRFVDLKSSESGLPRASNGIRDDYIQMQYLRTLFSHYADPSLNPTSPVTGLQMVDPERIHVWAWDARPFPAFPGNGELWSDNVNYARGHWINGRAASRPLSSVVAEICENAGVTAYDVSALHGVVRGYGVEDVATARSALQPLMVAYGFDAIERDGVLVFRTRGARLDADIDAGQLVYEDDAEGAIELTRSQEAEVSGRVRVGFVESDADYEVRTTEATFPDEEGQTTSTSELPLVLTSAEGQRIAERWLSEARVARDTARLTLPPSMMSVGAGDVIRLPDEHGDGLFRVDQSDQTDRQALEVVRIEPAIYEPQDVTETSFDLRSFVPPVPVEMMLMELPLLSGDEDPVAPYVAASGVPWPGSVALYSATQDSGYGLNRLLTSSSTIGLTQTDLPKACVGLYDRGPALRVQTIRGDLQSVSLDQVLGGANFAAIGDGSSDNWEVFQFAEAEIVDENTFEVRMRLRGQAGTGGLMPDQWPAGSVFVLLNGVPEQIELASSARGVTQHFRYGPGTRPLSDPSYQHRVDAFSGVGLRPYSVAHLRAATDGGALDVTWVRRTRLEGDSWETEDVPLSEAFERYRVRVFKDGVQVRQVTVSQPNWTYTAFMQALDGAGETYIEVAQVSETYGEGLVNGLRLGA, translated from the coding sequence ATGGCAACGATTGTACTTTCAGCGGCAGGTATGGCGCTTGGCGGAACTATGGGCGGCACCGTTCTGGGGCTTGGAATGGGCGCGATTGGGCGTGCGGTGGGTGCCACATTGGGGCGCGTGATTGATCAGCGCATCATGGGCGCTGGCAGTGAAACCGTTGAAACGGGCCGCGTTGATCGCTTTCGTTTGACGGGCGCCAGCGAGGGGGCTGGCATGTCGCGACTTTACGGGCGCATGCGGATCGCTGGACAGGTCATTTGGGCGACGGAGTTTGTTGAAACCTCCACCACGACGGGTGGCGGGAAGGGCGGTTCGAGCACGCCTGCGACGAAGACCTTCAGTTATACAGTTTCCCTCGCGATCGCGTTGTCTGAGGGCGAGATTTCACGTGTTGGCCGCGTTTGGGCGGACGGGGTTGAGATCGCCCGTGATGATCTGAACATGCGCGTTTATTCGGGCGCGGACGACCAGTTGCCTGATCCAAAGATGGAAGCGGTTGAAGGCGCGGGGCAGGTTCCGGCCTATCGCGGAACGGCCTACGTCGTGTTGGAAGATCTGGAGCTTGGGCAATTCGGAAACCGTGTGCCGCAATTCTCGTTTGAGGTGATGCGCCCCGGGCAAGGGGACGATGCGGTTCATTCCGATCTTGGTTCGCTTGTGACGGGTGTCGCGTTGGTTCCGGGGACGGGGGAGTATTCACTCGCAACGACTCCTGTGACGATTTCCAAAGGCTTTGGGCAAGTTGAGTCCGCGAACGTCAACACGCCGTCGGGGAAAAGCGACTATTCGGTGGCTGTTGAGGCGTTGGAAGAAGAGCTGCCCAATTGTGGATCGGTAACAATGGTGGTGTCGTGGTTTGGCGATGATTTGCGTTGTGGTGATTGCACGATCAAGCCAAAAGTTGAACAAACCACAGCGGATGGCACGGAAATGGCGTGGTCGGTTTCGAGTGTTGCACGCGCGGCAGCCGAGGTAGTGCCGATGGAGGCCGGTCGTCCTGTCTATGGTGGCACCCCTGCGGATGACGCGGTTGTGGAGGCTTTGCGCGATCTGTCTGCACGCGGGCAAAAGGCGGTGTTCTATCCGTTCATTTTGATGGAGCAACTGGACGGGAATACCTTAATCGATCCGTGGACCGGAAGTGCAGGGCAGCCGCGCCTTCCTTGGCGCGGACGGATTACGACGTCTTTGGCTCCGACACAGGCGAACACACCGGACCAAACGGTAACTGCTGATGCAGAAGTTGCGGCGTTTTTTGGCGCTGCGCAGGCCAGTGATTTCGCCACTGTCGGCGACAAAGTTGTCTACAGCGGTCCGAATGAGTGGTCCTATCGTCGCTTCATTTTGCACTACGCCCACTTGTGCGCATTGGCAGGAGATGTTGACGCGTTTTGCATCGGGTCTGAGATGCGATCTTTGACGCAAATTCGCGGGGCATCTGGGTTTCCTGCGGTGCAGGCGTTGATTGATCTGACGGCAGATGTGCGGACGATATTGGGGCCGGACGTCAAGATCGGCTATGCGGCAGATTGGTCGGAATATCACGGCTACCAGCCTAGTGGCACGGCGGATAAATTGTTCCACCTAGACGCGCTTTGGGCGGACCAAGAGATTGATTTCATTGGTATTGATAACTACATGCCACTGTCTGATTGGCGCGAGGGCGAAGACCATTTGGACGCGGATTATGGGTCCATCTACAACCTTGATTACCTTGGTGCGAACGTTGAGGGGGGCGAAGGGTATGATTGGTATTACCACTCATCCGAGGCTGCAGATGCACAAATTCGCACGCCGATTACCGACGGTGAAGGGGAGCCTTGGATCTGGCGCCATAAGGACATCCGCAACTGGTGGATGAATGCTCACCATGAACGGGAAGGGGGCGTAAGGGCAGCATTGCCGACCGCATGGGAACCGGGTTCAAAACCAATTTGGTTTACCGAGGTGGGGTGCGCAGCGGTTGATAAGGGCACCAATGAACCCAACCGTTTCGTTGATCTGAAGTCATCAGAGTCCGGGCTGCCACGGGCGTCAAACGGTATCCGTGACGACTACATTCAGATGCAATACCTGCGCACGTTGTTTTCCCACTACGCTGACCCTTCGTTGAACCCGACATCACCCGTGACGGGCCTGCAAATGGTCGATCCTGAGCGTATCCATGTTTGGGCATGGGATGCGCGGCCGTTTCCGGCGTTTCCGGGCAACGGGGAACTGTGGTCTGACAATGTTAACTATGCACGCGGACATTGGATTAACGGACGTGCAGCGTCGCGACCATTGTCGTCTGTGGTGGCTGAGATTTGCGAAAATGCGGGGGTTACGGCCTATGACGTTAGCGCGTTGCATGGCGTTGTGCGGGGCTACGGTGTCGAGGATGTGGCGACAGCGCGGTCCGCCTTGCAGCCACTTATGGTGGCTTATGGTTTTGATGCGATTGAGCGGGACGGGGTGTTGGTGTTCCGCACCCGTGGCGCGCGCTTGGACGCTGACATCGATGCAGGGCAACTGGTTTATGAGGATGACGCCGAGGGCGCGATTGAGCTAACGCGCAGCCAAGAGGCCGAGGTATCGGGCCGCGTGCGTGTCGGGTTTGTTGAATCGGATGCTGATTATGAGGTCCGCACGACCGAGGCCACGTTCCCTGATGAGGAGGGGCAGACGACGTCCACCTCAGAATTGCCGCTGGTTTTGACCAGTGCCGAGGGCCAACGCATTGCAGAACGTTGGTTGTCTGAGGCGCGTGTGGCGCGGGATACGGCACGGCTGACCCTGCCGCCGTCCATGATGAGTGTGGGCGCTGGGGATGTCATTCGTCTACCGGACGAGCATGGAGATGGGCTGTTTCGGGTTGATCAATCAGACCAAACGGATCGCCAAGCGCTTGAAGTCGTGCGGATCGAACCTGCGATCTATGAACCCCAAGACGTTACTGAAACGAGCTTCGATTTGCGCAGCTTCGTGCCCCCAGTCCCAGTTGAAATGATGTTGATGGAACTGCCTTTACTGAGCGGCGACGAAGACCCAGTTGCACCCTACGTAGCGGCGTCTGGTGTGCCGTGGCCTGGCAGCGTGGCGCTTTACTCTGCCACGCAAGATTCCGGTTACGGGTTGAACCGATTGCTGACGTCGTCGTCCACGATTGGGTTGACGCAAACCGATTTGCCCAAAGCCTGCGTAGGTCTTTATGACCGCGGGCCTGCGTTGCGAGTGCAAACCATTCGCGGAGACTTGCAGTCGGTTTCACTGGATCAAGTCTTAGGCGGTGCGAACTTTGCCGCGATCGGGGATGGCAGCAGCGACAATTGGGAAGTTTTCCAGTTTGCAGAGGCCGAAATCGTGGATGAAAACACCTTTGAGGTGAGGATGCGATTGCGTGGGCAGGCAGGGACGGGTGGTCTGATGCCGGATCAATGGCCGGCGGGGTCAGTGTTTGTGTTGCTGAATGGCGTGCCAGAGCAGATCGAACTGGCGAGTTCTGCGCGCGGGGTCACGCAACATTTCCGCTATGGTCCCGGAACGCGTCCGCTGAGCGACCCGAGTTACCAGCACCGCGTTGATGCGTTTTCTGGCGTTGGATTGCGCCCTTATAGCGTTGCGCATTTGCGGGCCGCGACAGATGGCGGCGCGCTTGATGTAACATGGGTGCGCCGCACGCGTCTGGAAGGCGACAGCTGGGAGACTGAGGATGTACCGCTGTCGGAGGCATTTGAGCGGTACCGAGTACGTGTGTTCAAAGACGGCGTGCAGGTGCGGCAAGTGACAGTAAGCCAACCGAACTGGACCTACACGGCTTTCATGCAAGCACTCGATGGTGCCGGCGAGACCTATATTGAGGTTGCTCAGGTGTCGGAAACTTATGGCGAAGGGCTGGTGAACGGGCTCAGGCTGGGGGCGTAA
- a CDS encoding NlpC/P60 family protein, protein MAQVVTLARAWIGTPYVHQGARRGAGCDCLGLLRGVMAEARGKPLQSVPAYTPDWSEPQGDEVLWTEAARQLIAKPIEHAEAGDVLLFRMRQGAVAKHVGLQAEIGLRSTFIHAYQGHGVRESAFSTPWQRRLVARFAVPDFT, encoded by the coding sequence GTGGCACAGGTAGTGACATTGGCGCGCGCGTGGATCGGGACGCCTTACGTCCATCAAGGGGCGCGGCGGGGGGCGGGGTGTGATTGCCTTGGATTGTTGCGTGGCGTCATGGCGGAGGCGAGAGGCAAGCCGTTGCAATCGGTACCAGCCTACACGCCCGACTGGTCGGAACCGCAAGGCGACGAGGTGCTATGGACCGAGGCGGCGCGCCAACTGATCGCCAAGCCGATTGAACACGCCGAGGCGGGCGATGTTTTGTTGTTTCGTATGCGGCAGGGCGCAGTCGCCAAACACGTTGGGTTGCAGGCTGAAATTGGCCTGAGGTCTACATTTATTCATGCATATCAGGGTCATGGCGTGCGAGAGAGCGCGTTTTCCACGCCTTGGCAGCGGCGCCTTGTGGCGCGGTTCGCGGTTCCTGATTTCACCTAG